A stretch of Brachyhypopomus gauderio isolate BG-103 chromosome 3, BGAUD_0.2, whole genome shotgun sequence DNA encodes these proteins:
- the psmd11b gene encoding 26S proteasome non-ATPase regulatory subunit 11B gives MAAAAVVEFQRAQSLISTDRDASIDILHSIVRRDVQQDDEEAVRVKEQSILELGTLLAKTGQAAELGGLLKFVRPFLISISKAKAARLVRSLLDLFLDMEAATGQEVELCLECIEWAKTEKRTFLRQALEARLISLYFDTKRYQEALQLGSQLLQELKKMDDKALLVEVQLLESKTYHALSNLPKARAALTSARTTANAIYCPPKLQAALDMQSGIIHAAEEKDWKTAYSYFFEAFEGYDSIDSPRAITALKYMLLCKIMLNSPEEVQALISGKLALRYAGRQTDALKCVAQASKNRSLADFEKALTEYSKELKDDPIISTHLAKLYDNLLEQNLIRVIEPFSRVQITHISSLIKLSKGEVERKLSQMILDKKFHGILDQGEGVLIIFEEPPVDRTYEAALETIHNMSKVVDSLYNKAKKLT, from the exons ATGGCAGCCGCAGCAGTGGTTGAGTTTCAGAGAGCTCAGTCTCTTATTAGTACGGACCGGGACGCTTCTATCGACATTTTACATTCAATAG tcaggcgagatgttcagCAGGACGATGAAGAGGCCGTACGTGTCAAAGAACAGAGCATCCTGGAACTCGGCACCTTGCTTGCTAAGACGGGACAAGCAGCAG AGCTCGGAGGGCTCCTGAAGTTCGTCAGGCCTTTCCTGATCTCCATCAGCAAGGCGAAGGCTGCACGTCTGGTGCGCTCTCTGCTCGATCTCTTCCTGGATATGGAAGCAGCTACAGGCCAAGAGGTAGAGCTGTGCCTCGAGTGCATTGAGTGGGCCAAAACTGAGAAGAGGACCTTCCTCAGACAGGCCTTGGAG GCTCGTCTGATCTCATtgtattttgacaccaagaggTACCAAGAAGCTTTGCAGCTGG GCTCCCAGTTATTACAGGAGCTGAAGAAGATGGATGACAAAGCTTTACTGGTGGAGGTCCAGCTGCTTGAGAGCAAAACGTACCATGCGCTTAGCAACCTGCCTAAGGCCAGGGCTGCCCTTACCTCAGCCAGGACCACCGCCAACGCCATATACTGTCCACCCAAACTTCAGGCAGCCCTCGACATGCAGTCAG GCATCATCCACGCGGCTGAGGAGAAGGACTGGAAGACGGCCTATTCTTACTTCTTTGAGGCGTTCGAGGGCTACGACTCCATCGACAGCCCCAGGGCCATCACTGCTCTGAAGTACATGCTTCTCTGCAAGATAATGCTCAACTC CCCAGAAGAAGTACAAGCCTTGATCAGTGGCAAGCTGGCGCTTCGCTACGCTGGGAGACAG ACGGATGCGCTCAAGTGCGTGGCGCAAGCCAGCAAGAACAGATCGTTAGCAGACTTTGAAAAG GCTCTGACGGAGTATTCAAAAGAGCTGAAGGACGACCCCATCATCAGCACGCACCTGGCCAAGCTCTACGACAATCTGCTAGAGCAGAACCTGATCCGGGTCATTGAGCCCTTTTCTAGGGTACAG ATAACACACATATCAAGTCTCATCAAACtctcaaag GGTGAAGTTGAGAGAAAATTGTCACAAATGATCCTGGACAAGAAGTTTCATG GCATCCTTGACCAAGGTGAGGGAGTTCTGATCATTTTTGAAGAACCCCCTGTAGACAGGACCTATGAGGCAGCCCTTGAAACCATACATAACATGAGCAAAGTTGTGGATTCACTGTACAACAAAGCTAAGAAACTTACATAG
- the cdk5r1b gene encoding cyclin-dependent kinase 5 activator 1b produces MGTVLSLSPSYRKAALFEDGPATVGHYTAVQNSKNAKDKNLKRHSLINVLPWKRIVAVSAKKKGSKKVQPNTTYQNNVTHLNNENLKKSQSCANLSTFTQDQSSPSNQGSKSSNNVASSVKKAPLSNSNVAPGTPKRVIVQASTSELLRCLGEFLCRRCYRLKHLSPTDPVLWLRSVDRSLLLQGWQDQGFITPANVVFVYMLCRDVVSSEVASEHELQAVLLTCLYLSYSYMGNEISYPLKPFLVESSKETFWDRCLSIINLMSAKMLQINSDPHFFTQVFADLKNESQKEEERSRLLIGLDR; encoded by the coding sequence ATGGGAACGGTTCTGTCGCTGTCTCCTAGCTACCGGAAGGCTGCGCTCTTTGAGGACGGCCCGGCGACAGTGGGCCACTACACGGCTGTTCAGAACAGCAAGAACGCCAAAGACAAGAACCTGAAGCGACACTCGCTCATCAATGTTTTACCGTGGAAGCGGATAGTAGCAGTTTCAGCCAAGAAAAAGGGTTCGAAGAAGGTGCAGCCCAACACCACCTACCAGAACAATGTCACTCACCTGAACAACGAAAACCTGAAGAAATCACAGTCCTGTGCTAATCTATCAACATTCACCCAGGACCAATCAAGTCCATCCAACCAAGGCTCCAAAAGCTCAAACAATGTGGCCTCCTCTGTCAAGAAAGCGCCTCTGTCCAACTCCAACGTGGCACCTGGCACACCCAAGAGGGTAATTGTTCAGGCCTCCACTAGCGAACTGCTACGGTGCCTGGGTGAGTTCCTTTGCCGAAGGTGCTACCGCCTCAAGCACCTGTCCCCTACCGATCCAGTGCTCTGGCTCCGCAGCGTGGACCGTTCCCTGCTGCTCCAGGGCTGGCAGGACCAAGGGTTCATCACGCCAGCTAACGTCGTCTTTGTTTATATGCTCTGTCGGGACGTGGTCTCCTCCGAAGTGGCCTCCGAACATGAGCTACAGGCGGTGCTGCTCACCTGCCTCTACTTGTCCTACTCCTACATGGGCAACGAGATCTCCTACCCCCTCAAGCCGTTCCTCGTGGAAAGCTCCAAGGAGACCTTCTGGGACCGGTGCCTGTCCATCATCAACCTGATGAGCGCCAAGATGCTGCAGATCAACTCAGACCCACATTTCTTCACCCAGGTCTTTGCAGACCTCAAGAACGAAAGccagaaggaggaggagagaagccGCTTGCTCATCGGGCTGGACCGGTGA